TCCACCATTATGAAGCTGATGGAGACGGAAAAACCACGAAAGTGAATCTTATCGTAGCGACCCAGCACAATGCAGCTCCCATATGTCTGTCTATTAAAAAAGCAGCTATGGGATTTGTCAAGGGGCCGGAGGTAAAGGAAGGTTTACTTAATATGGTAGAGATGGCTTTTAGAGCCTATGACCCTTGTCTGTCCTGTGCTACCCATGCCCTGCCGGGCCGGATGCCCCTGATGTTGAATATAAGAGACCGAAATGGCAGCCTGATACGAACTGTGCAGAGACCGTAAGCCAGACTTCAGGGGTTGCGCTATACCTGTTTCGGAGTTATCATTTGACTTGAGTGAGCGATAGATTACAGCAGGGCATGTTTCAGCACGGAACTTTGGATGCTCCTTGGAGCGCAATTTGGTCAGATAACAGTTGTCCAGGTTTTGTACTTTAATACGTTGCCATGCCAGGCAAACTGAGGCTATTAAATACCAAGTAGCCCTAAGCAGTCCTGAAGATGAATAATACGCCCTCTGAAGAGAAAACGACGGACTACTCCCCTGAAGAGAGAGCACTGATACTGCGACTCAGGGTGTATGTCAATATGAGATGGCTGGCCATTCCAGCAATCATTATTGCCACCCTGGTAGCATCAAGAATATTTCAGATTGGCTTCCCCACCATCCCTGTCTACGTTATTTGCGCAATTATCGCCTTCTATAATTTTTTGCTGTTTCGCTGGACACGAGGTCTGCAGAATCAAAAACCTGAGTTGGTCATCAGGAAAACGGAAGCCTATGGCAACGTCCAGGTATTTCTTGACTTGGTAATGCTCACTGCGCTGCTACACTTTACGGGGGGAGTAGAAAATCCGTTTCTATTTTTGTACATAATTCATACTAATGCAGCAGCTATATTTCTATCCAAACGGAGGGTATATGAACTAACCACTTTAGCCATGGTGATGTTTACGCTTCTGGTTTTTTTGGAATATTTTGGCATAATACCACATGTAAATCTCGAGGGATTTGTACCCCCAAATCGATATAGGGAATTAGGCTTTGTCATCCCTGTTTTGGTTGCTTTGGTGACTTTGGCTTACGCCACAGTCTATGTGGCCACTGCTATTGTCGGTGAGCTGAGGAGGCGACAACGTGAAGTGATGATATTGAAAGATCAGCTCCTTGAGCAAAGAAGGATAGAGTTAGAGCAGATTTCCGGTGAGGTAGTTAAACTGATTGAGGAGAGGCGTCATTTTGTCCGGTTCCTCAGCGTTGTGGCTCATGACCTTCAATCCCCTCTTGTTGCTACCCAGAGCATACTATCCTATATATTGGATGGGTATACTGGGCAGATCACTGATGGTCAAAAAGATCTGATGCAAAGGGGTATCAGGAGAATCGATGGGCTGCTGACGCTTATTACTGACCTGTTAGATATACCTCGTATCGAAGCCGGTCAGCTCAAACGCGAGATGAGGGAAATCTCTGTGAACGAGGTGATCAAACAGGCTACGGATGGTCTCGATAACTTGGCAAGGCAGAAGGGGATAACACTGAAAGTTGAATTACCTAAAAGTTCGTCTAAAATATACGGAGCAAGCCGCAGACTGCAGCAGGTGGTGACGAATCTGACGAGCAATGCCATCAATTACACACGTGAGGGCACGGTGCTGATCAAAGTGGCAGACGGCGACAGCGAAGTACGAGTTGATGTAATAGATACCGGAATTGGCATCCCACCCGACGACTTACCTCGACTTTTCGATGACTTTTTCAGGGGGAGCAATGTGGGAGCAAAGGGAACTGGATTAGGGTTATCCATATCTAAGAGAATAATTGAAGCTCACGGTGGCAAAATTTGGGCTGAAAGTCCCTGCCCTGAAACTGGCAAGGGAAGCAGGTTTACCTTTACTTTGCCGAAAGGACAGGTGGTTGTGCGGGAAGGCTAGCTAAAAAACTGTATTTATTGTCTCAGAATAAATAACTAAGGAGGTAATCGAACATGAAACAGAGGCCGAAGATTCTACTTGTTGACGATGACGTTGATCTTGTGACAGTGATGAGGGGAGCTTTGGAAAGTAAGGCTTACGAGGTGATTGTAGCTTACAACGGGCAAGAGGGCTTGGAAAAGGCAAGAAAGGAGAAACCTGACTTAGTCGTTTTGGATATATTGATGCCAGTAGCAGACGGTTTTGTCTTCGCTGACCAATTCCGTAAAGACCCGTCGCTTGCCAAGGTTCCTGTCCTAGCACTGACTAGCTTTTCAGAGTCACTCGGCCAGCCTTTTGCATTTGATGTTTCTGAGTACATATCAAAGCCTATTAAACCAAAGGATTTAGTGGCTAAGGTTGAGGAGTTTCTTAAAAAGACAGGGTCTTAGAAATCAAGTTGCTGCTACCGGCCGGTGAGAGAAAGCGGGAAGTTCCTGATGTAGCCTCTGGTTTTTACATTAGGTGGAATACTGTTTGGTGTAGATTCTGTACACAGTCTCATTGTTTGCTGTGAAGCACTCTGTGCAGCCTTCACATTCTTCAGGTTTGACTTCCTCAAGATATGTCTCAATTCCCAGTTCTCGGTACATCTCTAAAGTCCTTTTGAGATGGGCACCTCCGGTGACGGAGGCGATCTTCCAGCCTTCGGCTTCCAACCGTTGTTGAGTCTTGGACATTTTGTTTATCTGTGTCCAGTGATTTTATCAGAAAATGCTAACAAGTGTCTCTGCTATCCGAAAGTTAGACATATCGGCGGTGCTTCAATTATACTGCGAGATTAGAAAGAAACCGTCTTACAATGAGGAGGAAATCATGTTCAAGCACGAGTACGCTGATGTTAACAATGTCCGCCTTCACTATGTGACTGCAGGCAAGGGTAACTTAATAATGTTTCTCCACGGCTTTCCCGAGTTCTGGTACGAGTGGAAAAATCAGCTTGCTGAGTTCGGTCGAGATTACCAGGCTATGGCTCCAGACATGCGTGGCTATAACTTGTCATCGAAACCTGCCGAGGTTGAGCAATATCGGATGAAGTATCTGGTCGAAGACATTCGTGCTCTTGCTGAGCACCTTGGCCATAAGAAGTTAATCCTCGTGGCGCATGATTGGGGTGGGGGAGTGGCGTGGCCGTTCGCCATGCGCCACCCAGACTATCTTGAGAAGCTCATCATAGTCAATGCTCCTCATCCCATTACCTTTGTGCGCGAACTGAGTGACAACCCAGCGCAACGGAAAGCCAGCCAGTACATTCTGGTGCATCGCACCGCTGAGGCTGAGGAGATACTGTCTCGAAACAACTACGCTGTGCTTGTAAGTGGTCTCTTAGAGGATGGCCTTAAGCAGGGCTATTTCACAGAGGAAGACCGCAAAGCATATATTGAGGCCTGGTCACAGCCAGGTGCGCTTACCGGCGGCTTAAACTACTACCGGGCTGCTCATCTCGGCTCCTTTACTGGAGAAAGCGACGAAGTCTTGTCTGCAGACCCATCGCTATTTTCGGTTAAAGTGCCGACGCTGGTAATCTGGGGCGAGCAGGACAAGTATCTGCTCACCGGTAATCTGGAAGGTCTTGAAAAGTACGTATCCAACCTGATAGTCAAGCGTATACCTGATGGCTCGCATTGGGTCATCCATGAGAAGCCGGCCCTTGTTAATGTCTACATCAGGGAGTTCATCGAGCGTTGAATTTCTCAGTTGGCTTTGCTGCGAAATTGAACATGGGGGTAGCAAGCCTGTTCATCTTGACAATGGCCTTGCACTTTCCTATGCTTATTTTTTGGTTTGAGGAGGACAATTATGAAAATACCTACGGTCGGCATTGTCGGTGAGGGTGAGCTTGCAGCGAATTTACAGGAGCTTCTGGTAAAGGCAGATTTTAAGGTCATTGCCTCCGATTTAAGTGGAGATTATGCCAAGCAGGTGGTAGATGTTGACTTGGTCATTGAGATTGCTCCTGAAGATATTGCCGTAAAGAAGAAGGTGTTCAAAAACTGTGACGCCAAGTGCAGCAATGAGGCGATCCTGGCAACGACTACGGCCAATCCGTGGGTGACGCAGTTAGCTAGGGCGACCAAAAGGCCGGAGAAAGTCATCGGGCTTAATTTCACCAAGAATCCGTTTGAGGAGAAATATCTAGTTCAGATAGTTAGGGGATTGCAGACTTCTGATGAGACAATCCAGACTGCGAGAGAGTTTCTAGCGAGGGTTGGGATTACTGCTGTAAACCTTGGGGAGACCCCAGGCTTTATTCTGGATAGGGTGATTGCTTCTATAGTCAACGAGGCGGCTGTGATGTATTCATCGAAGCTGGCAACCAAGGAAGACATTGACAACATGATGAAGGTCTGCGTGAACTGGCCTATGGGGCCCTTCGAATTTGCCGATATTTTAGGTGTGGATAAGATAGTGGAGATTCTGGACTCTATGTCGCAGCAGCTCGGCCATCGATATCAGCCTTGTTTTTTACTCAGGAAGATGGTAGATGCCGGTTGGCTGGGAAAGAAAACAGGACGCGGGTTTTACGTATATAGCTAGCACGCATCAGGGGGAAAAAGAACTTTGAAAACGTTGGAGGCATGAAAATGGAAGTCAAGAAGATTGCAGTATTAGGAGCCGGTGTTATGGGGCATGGAATTGCCCAGATTTGTGCTCAGGCAGGATATCCGGTTAATTTGCGAGATACTAAAGATGAATTTGTGGAGACCGGTATCGGCAAGATTCGGAAATTCTTAGGCGGCAGCGTTGAGCGCCAGAGGATGACACAGGCTGAAGCCGATGCTATATTGAGACGAATTAAAGGCATAACTGACCTGAAAGAAGCGGGCAATGATGTTGACTTAGTTATCGAGGCTATAGTTGAGGATATTAATATAAAGAAGGAACTCTATAGGGAACTCGACCAGATATGCCGTCCGGACACTATATTTGCGTCTAATACCTCGGCTCAGTCAATCACTGAGATGGCGATGACAACCAAGCGGCCTGACAAGTTTATCGGGATGCACTGGTTTAATCCTGCCCAGCTCATGCGGGGGATAGAGGTCATTACTCATGATAAGACCTCCAAGGAAACCCTGGACGCTGTGGTGAATTTATGCAAGAAGCTGGGCAAGGAGCCGGGGATATGTAAGGATTCGCCGGGATTTATTGTGAACAGGCTTCTCCAGATCTGGTATAACGAAGGCCTGAATATGTACGATGAAGGCATAGCTGAGCCACAGGACATAGATACGGCTTTAAAAGTGGCCTATAATTTCCGAATGGGACCTTTTGAGCTGCGCGACTTGGTCGGTCTTGATATTGCTCTGGCCAGTACCGGGACACACTACTGGGAGTTGATGCGGGAGCAATTTAGACCGCCGAGGTGCTTGATTATGAAGGTTAAGGCCGGGGACCTCGGCAGGAAGACCGGTAAAGGGTTTTATGATTATAGGTCGGAAAGTTGAGTTGAGTGATGCTGCTTTTGCACAGGTTTACATGGGATGTTACACTTAATTAGAAAATATGAGGTGACAAATGAAAATCAACGTTATGACTGACATTCTTGAAGCTAATGACCGCATTGCTGCTGTCAATAGCGATGTCTTCAATAAGAATCGGAATTTGGTTCTTAACCTGATGAGCTCACCGGGAGCAGGTAAGACGACCTTGCTGGAGAAAACAGGTGAAGCACTCAAGGGCAAGCTCCGCCCCGGTGTCATTGCCGGTGACATTGAGACCAGCCGAGATGCAGAGCGGCTGCAAAAATATAAGCTGCCTGTGGTGCAATTGACTACCGGTAGCGCCTGTCATCTCGATGCCAATATGATTGCTTCAGCCCTACCTCATATTGACCTAAAGGAAATTGACATTTTGATTATTGAGAACGTAGGAAATCTTGTCTGTCCTGCCGAATTCAAGCTAGGAGAGGATTACAAGATTATGATGCTCAGTGTAACCGAAGGTGATGAGAAGCCTCTCAAGTACCCACTAATGTTTCGAGAATCATCGCTACTTCTCATCAATAAAATTGATTTGCTGAAATATACCAATTTCAATTTGAAGGAAGCGAAGACAAACGCACGAAGGGTCAACCCTGATCTGGACATTATAGATATCTCCTGCACCACAGGTGAGGGGATTTCAGATTGGATGGCGTGGCTTAATCAGCACTACCAGAAGAAGTTTGGGGCTAAAACGCGTGCATGAAATGGCGATCGCCCGGAACATAGTTAACATTGCCGTTGCTGCAGCCGAAAAAGAAGGTGCCAAAAGAATTACTAAGGTCAATGTGGTAGCAGGGGAGTTGAGGGGGATTATCCCAGCACAGCTTATCTTTAGTTTTGGGCTGATGTCTGAGAATACCATCGCCAGCGGGGCTTATCTTGACCTGGAGATAATGGCAGTAATGGGGAAATGCAAGAAGTGCGGTGAGACATTTGTAGTAAGGGATTATCGTTATGCTTGTTCCAGGTGTCAGAGCGAAGATATACAAACTCTTAGCGGGACAGAGCTTAGAGTAAAAGATATCGAGGTTGAATAACAAGGCGAGGAGAGTGAATTTATGACCGAGTTAGTCTATGAGAAGCTAGCCGATGCGTTGAGTATTAGAGGCGGAGGAATTCCTGCCGTGAAGTGCGAGGAGTTTTTCGCCCTGCTGGGGGAGCTTTTCACTCCTGAAGAGGCGGAACTGGCAATTAAATTGCCCATCAGTCCTATTCCTGCGGAGACCTTTGCTAAGGAGATAGTTGGCGGTGATCCCAAAGAGGTTAAAGGCCTTCTGGAGACTATGGCGGATAAGGGAACTATCTTCACAGTTGACCGAGATGGACAGAGGTTTTATGTTCTGATGCCCCTTGTCCCGGGCATCTTCGAGATGCAATTCATGGGTGGAGAAGTGAGTGAGCGTACCAAAAGGCTGGCTCGCCTTTTTGACGATTATTTTGATTTGGCTAGGGAAGTGGAAGCGCACCACCCAGCCGTCTCTAAAGGCTGTACCATTGTTCCTTTTGCCAGGGTGATCTCGGTGGAGACTGATATACCAACGGATGTTACAATCCATCCCTACGATAGGGTTTCTAAATATATTGCCAAGGCCGACCATATAGCGGTTGGTATTTGCTATTGTCGCCATCACGGGGAATTGGTAGGGCATCCCTGTAGTAAACCCAAGGACGTGTGTATGGCTTTCGGTCCTCAAGCCAAGTATGTCGCCGAGCGCGGCTTTGCCAAGCTGGTATCGAGGGAAGAGGCACTTAAGGTTCTCGACCGTTCTGAGGAAGCCGGTCTGGTGCATTGCTCCAGCAATACCGGTAAATATATCAACTTTATTTGTAATTGCTGCGGCTGCCACTGTGGTATTCTTCAGAGCATTAAGCGGGGCGTCATTCCCATGGGGGCGGTCTCCAGCTTCATCGTGACGGTGAATGAGGATGAATGCAGCGGCTGCGGTACCTGCATAGACAGATGCCAGATGGATGCTCTCTTTCTGGATGGAGCTATGCTGATTCGTAAAGCCGAGCGCTGCATTGGCTGTGGGCTGTGCATCTCAGTCTGCCCGACAGAGGTATTGAAACTGGAACTCAGGAAGGGGGCAGCAGTGCCGCCTCATGACCAGCGAGAGCTTAATGCGGCTATGATGGTTTCCCTGCAGCAGTTTAAGTAATGCTAGATATGGGGTTATCCCCATATCTAGAAACGGGTTCAGGAGCGGCTATGCCGAGCAAGAGCAAGAAAGAGTGGCAGGAAACTACTCTAGATCCAACGTTGAAGCGCTTCCCTGAGAGACAGGAGAGTTTCGAAATCACCTCAGGAATTCAGATTGAGCCAGTCTATGTGTCTGAAGACCTTGGGGAATTCGATTATGTTGCATCCTTGGGTTATCCCGGCGAATATCCGTTTACCCGAGGTATTCAACCGACAATGTATCGAGGCCGAATATGGACAATGCGCCAGTATGCTGGCTATGGAACAGCCGAGGAATCCAACCGTCGCTACCGTTATCTCCTGGAGCAGGGACAGACCGGTTTAAGCGTTGCTTTTGATTTACCAACCCAGATAGGTTATGACTCTGACCACCCGCTAGCCAGAGGGGAAGTTGGCCGGCTTGGTGTAGCCATAGATACCCTGGAGGATATGGAAATCCTGTTTAAGGATATACCTTTGGACAAGATAAGCACCTCGATGACCATTAATGCCACTGCTCCCATTCTTCTGGCCATGCACATTGCTGTAGCTAAAAAGCAGGGGGTTGACCTTGCTAAGCTCGATGGGACAACACAAAATGATGTTCTGAAAGAGTACATCGCTCGGGGGACGTATATTTTTCCACCTCGCCCTTCGATGCGGCTGACCGCGGATATTTTCGCCTATTGTAGCCAATATCTTCCCCGTTGGAATACCATCAGCATAGGGGGTTATCACATTAGAGAGGCTGGTGCTACTGCAGTTCAGGAGATCGCCTTTGCCTTAGCCAATGGCACTGCCTATGTTGAGGCTGCTCTCAATGCTGGGCTAGAAGTAGATGACTTTGGTGGTAGAATCTCGTGGATATTTCAGACTAATAACAACTTCTTCGAGGAGATTGCCAAACTGAGGGCAATCCGCAGGATGTGGGCCAAGATAATGAAGGAGAGATTTAAAGCCAAAGACCCGCGTAGCTGGATGTTCCGCACCCACATCCAGACTGGAGGGTCAACATTAACAGCCCAGCAACCTATGAACAACATCGTTAGGGCTACTTATCAGGCGCTGGCTGCGGTGCTCGGTGGAGTACAATCTATGGCTGTTTCCTGCTTCGATGAAGCTGTGTGTCTGCCTACAGAGGAGTCAGTGCAATTGGCTTTGCGAATTCAGCAGATTTTAGCCTTTGAAAGCGGTGTTGCTGATGTCGTTGACCCTGTCGGTGGCTCCTATTTCGTAGAGAGCCTTGCTGATACTCTGGAAAGAGAGGTCAACAAGTATATTGTCAAAATCGATAGCCTTGGTGGTGCTGTAGCTGCCATTGAGCAGGGATTCCAGCAAAGAGAGATTCAGGAGAGTTCTTTTCGTTACCAAAAAGAAGTTGAGGAAGGCAAAAGGACAGTAGTTGGTGTTAACAGATTTGTCTCTCCATATCCCAAAGTAGAAAAGTTGCTCCGAGTTGATGCAGAGCAGGAGACAAAGCAGGTGGCGCGTCTGCATCAGATTAAGAAGAATAGAGATAATTCGAAAGTGAGTCAGACGCTTAAGAGACTGGAGGAAGTAGCTCGAAGCAAGGACAATACTGTGCCAGCCTTCATTGAAGGTGTCGAGGCTTATGCCACCTTGGGTGAGATGTGTGATGTGCTTCGCCGCATCTTCGGTGCTCAGAAGGAGTACTTAGTATTCTGACGCTAACATTAGGTTAGAAAGCAGGAGCCAAAAATGAGGACATTAGATTGCGTTAAGAAAGAGGAAATAAGGGATTTACTGGGCAAGGGGTGGCTGACTCACGATGGGATGTGGTTCTTCAATGTATGCCAAGAATTCGGTATTGAGAGAGCAAATACATTGAACAGAGCTGCCATAAAATCTGTGTCCGTGATTTAAGCGCAAAGGCTTGCAAGGATTCTAGGTGCAGAGGGAAAACGGCTGAAGAGCTTTGAAGAAGTTAAGGAATTCCTACTGGCAGGTATGGAATTTATTTTGACATACTCAGTTTTCAGCAAGTTCCGTGTGAGGATTCCCTCAAAAAATGTTTTGCATTGGGAGTGGGAGAATCAGGAATGCTTTGCTTATAAAGGCATGAAGCGGATGGGACTTATAGATAGGTACGTATGTGGTGTAGTCTACAGAATTGAATACTGGTTTCAGAATTTGGGACTTAAATTCACTAGTAGTCCAAAGATAGAAAAATGCCTGATGCATGAGAAAGGCTACTGCTCCGGAGATTTTGAATTTCTCTTTGACGATTGATTATTCTTAAGTCAACTCTCGCTTCTTCTTCTCACGAGGTGGGCTGTTTCGGTTTTGGCGACAGTGTCGCCTTTCTGGTTTTTGCAGATGCTGCGGTGGATTACGATTCCTCTCTCGGGGTTTCTGGTCTCCCTCTTTTCAATTACCTCGCCGTGAACCCTCAAGGTATCTCCGGCTCTTAGTGGACTCGTTATTTTCACTTTGTCTATGCCGACGAGGGCAACCATGGTTTCCTCGTCCCAGAACCCAGATTGTTCCTCAAGTCCTCCCATGATAAGGAGAGTCAGCCTACCCGGGGCAATCCTTGTCTCGAAAGCGGTTTTCTTTGCCTCTTCTTCGTCCCAAAATATGGGTAAAGTGAAGCCGGCGAGCCCGACCATTATATTTATCATTCCTTCGCTTATAGTCCTGCCCGGCGTTATGAATTTTTCTCCTACCTGGTAATCTTCCCAATGTTTAGCCGTGTTTCACCTCCCAACAGAATCTCTTTGTTCTTAGATTAACGTCAGCTTTATCCCAAATCTCTGCCTAGAATGGCGACAGCGCTTACCTGAGGAGGGCCACCGAAAGTGTGGGATAAACCCAGTTTGACGTTCTTTAGCTGGCGCTCAGGTGTTTGTGCCTTGCCCTGTATTTGCTTATAGACTTCGTATGTCATTCTCAGGCCGCTGGCGCCTACCGGGTGACCGAAGCATTTCAAGCCGCCGTCTGCGTTTACCGGCAATCCTCCGAAAAGCTCAAAAAAGCCGGCATCTATGTCCTCTTTCGCTTTGCCTTGAGCACTGAAGCCAAAGTTTTCGTAAATAATGAGCTCGGTGATAGTAAAGCAATCGTGAACCTCAGCGATATTAAGCTCTTCGCGAGGATTGCGTATCCCGGCTTGCTCGTAGGCTTGGCGTGAGGAGTTTTGCAAAGCGTCCCAGTTTAGCCAGTCAAATTTGGGACGGGCATGCGGTAGCAGGGGGTCGAAGGATTGTCCTAAACCTTTGATATAAACTGGGTCAACTCTGAATTTCTTTGCCTGGCTGGCTGGAACCAGGATGGCAGCAGCCGCGCCGTCGCTGTTGCCACAGCAATCGAAGAGCCCCAGAGGCCAGGCGATGATTGGCGCATTCATTACCTGCTCTAATGTTATCTTGTTGCGAAAATGGGCTTTGGGGGACATGCTGCCATTGTTGTGGTTTTTGACTGCAATCTTGCCGATAGTTGTCTTGCCCTCCTCTGGGCTTAGTCCATAAGTGTAGAAATACCTGGTAGCGATGAGCGAAAAGCTGCCTGGTGAAGTACGGCGGGCCTCCAATACCGGCCCCATACCTCGGCCAGTACCAAGGCCAGGGAAGCCTGTATCCTTGAGTTTTTCCACGCCGAGGGCCAATACAATGTCATACATTCCGGAAGCCACACCAAAGCAGGCGTTTCTTAAGGTTTCGTGTCCAGTAATACACCAGTTTTCAACACGTGTCATGGGGATGCGCAGTTTCAAGGGATTGACCCCGTGGGTAGCTCCTATGCCAGTTACCGGGGCAGTCACCGTTCCAAACCAACAGGCCTGGATGTCCTTGGGGTCGATGCTGGCATCTTCATAGGCTTCATAGGCAGCCTCTATAGCTAAATCGTCAAGGCCTAAGTCCCAGCACTCTCCAAACTTGGTGCAACCCATACCTATTATGGCAACTTTATCTTTTATGCTCTCCATTACTCTCGCCTCCTATCTTATCGGCCGACATTTCCAGAAGTAGTTGTACATGCCGGCCCCTTCGTAAATTTTTCTAAAGGTCATTTCGACTGGCATGTTGATCTTAATCTCCTTAGGGTCACAATCTGTCATTACGCAGTATATTCTCGCATTCTCTAACTCTGATTCGATGACCATTTGTGGAATTATGGGGTCATCACTTCTGCCAGCCAGGTTGTCCAAAGAGAAGGTGAACACCTTCCCCTTTTTATCTGAGAGCCTTACCTCATCATAGTTATCTTTAGATTGGCATTGGTAACACACCCGCTGTATCGGGAATGTGACCAGACCGCAATTCTTGCATTTGCTGCCGTGAAAGCGAAGAGACCAGTTGCGTTCTCGCCAGCTAACGCTGGCTGATGGAAAGAGACGGAAAGATTCTCCGGGTTGCGGTTCCAATATGCCACGATAACTTAGGTATCTCTCGTAGGTGGGCAACATCCGCTTTGAGGCTAAAAAGCCTTTTACTCCACGCTTGCCTGTTTTGATTTTGTCCACCTCGGCTGTGACTTCGATGAGGAAGGCGTCGCTGCCGTCTCCATAACTGGCAACGAGTAGTTTGTCGCTTTCCTTGGCATCCTCTAGAGCTGCTGCCAATAATAATAATGAATGGGCACAGCCGCATACTCCTAGGTTGTTAACTAACAAGTCCTGAAGTTGCGTTTTTGGGTCAAAACCTAGCTGTCGGGCAAGCTGTTGCTGAGTTCTGGCAGTAGGCGCGTAAAGCACTGCTTTAGTGACAGACCCCGCCGCAAGGTTCTGCTTTTTCATTAAGCCTGAGATTGCTTTGGACATATTTTCAATGTAACCGTGCTCAATTATGAACCTGTCTTCCCAAGATTGCACGAAGGTGTCCTTATCCAGTCTCCAGACATCGTACATCTCGTTGGATATTGTGTAGCTGGCCTTGACATTGGCAACTGGCTTTCCATTTTTGCTTACCAATAGAGCTGTTGCGGCATCGCCGAAGTTTTGCTCATAATCCGAACGAGGGTATCCCAGACGACAATCAGCGGCGGTAACAATTATGTTTTGTGCCGAACCGCTGTTGACTGCATCCAACGCTGCTCTGAGGGCGGTGGTTCCGGCTCGTAGACTATTACCAAAATCGGCGGTGACTATCTCTGGTTTCAAGTCGGCGGCACCTGCTACTAAAGTGGCACATTGCTTCTCCCGGAAAGGTGCCGTAGTGGAAGCGAAATACAAGCCGTCAACACTGTTGCGGTCAATTCCGGCGAGGCAATCGAGCACTGCCTCTATGGCCATGGTGACGGTATCCTCATCGTTGTTGGCTATGCTCCGCTCGCCGCCCAAAGATGGCCTGCCCCAGGCAGCACCGATGGCATCTCGACTCAGTCGCCACAGCGGCACGTAAGCTCCGTAAGAGATGATTCCTGACATCAAAAAGCCTCCTTGTATCCTAAGCTTTATTTGAAGGTTGATTTCTTTCTGAGAAAAGCGCACAAATTGATTTGGGATA
The Chloroflexota bacterium genome window above contains:
- a CDS encoding HAMP domain-containing histidine kinase, with protein sequence MNNTPSEEKTTDYSPEERALILRLRVYVNMRWLAIPAIIIATLVASRIFQIGFPTIPVYVICAIIAFYNFLLFRWTRGLQNQKPELVIRKTEAYGNVQVFLDLVMLTALLHFTGGVENPFLFLYIIHTNAAAIFLSKRRVYELTTLAMVMFTLLVFLEYFGIIPHVNLEGFVPPNRYRELGFVIPVLVALVTLAYATVYVATAIVGELRRRQREVMILKDQLLEQRRIELEQISGEVVKLIEERRHFVRFLSVVAHDLQSPLVATQSILSYILDGYTGQITDGQKDLMQRGIRRIDGLLTLITDLLDIPRIEAGQLKREMREISVNEVIKQATDGLDNLARQKGITLKVELPKSSSKIYGASRRLQQVVTNLTSNAINYTREGTVLIKVADGDSEVRVDVIDTGIGIPPDDLPRLFDDFFRGSNVGAKGTGLGLSISKRIIEAHGGKIWAESPCPETGKGSRFTFTLPKGQVVVREG
- a CDS encoding response regulator codes for the protein MKQRPKILLVDDDVDLVTVMRGALESKAYEVIVAYNGQEGLEKARKEKPDLVVLDILMPVADGFVFADQFRKDPSLAKVPVLALTSFSESLGQPFAFDVSEYISKPIKPKDLVAKVEEFLKKTGS
- a CDS encoding alpha/beta hydrolase — encoded protein: MFKHEYADVNNVRLHYVTAGKGNLIMFLHGFPEFWYEWKNQLAEFGRDYQAMAPDMRGYNLSSKPAEVEQYRMKYLVEDIRALAEHLGHKKLILVAHDWGGGVAWPFAMRHPDYLEKLIIVNAPHPITFVRELSDNPAQRKASQYILVHRTAEAEEILSRNNYAVLVSGLLEDGLKQGYFTEEDRKAYIEAWSQPGALTGGLNYYRAAHLGSFTGESDEVLSADPSLFSVKVPTLVIWGEQDKYLLTGNLEGLEKYVSNLIVKRIPDGSHWVIHEKPALVNVYIREFIER
- a CDS encoding 3-hydroxyacyl-CoA dehydrogenase family protein, with translation MKMEVKKIAVLGAGVMGHGIAQICAQAGYPVNLRDTKDEFVETGIGKIRKFLGGSVERQRMTQAEADAILRRIKGITDLKEAGNDVDLVIEAIVEDINIKKELYRELDQICRPDTIFASNTSAQSITEMAMTTKRPDKFIGMHWFNPAQLMRGIEVITHDKTSKETLDAVVNLCKKLGKEPGICKDSPGFIVNRLLQIWYNEGLNMYDEGIAEPQDIDTALKVAYNFRMGPFELRDLVGLDIALASTGTHYWELMREQFRPPRCLIMKVKAGDLGRKTGKGFYDYRSES
- the hypB gene encoding hydrogenase nickel incorporation protein HypB; amino-acid sequence: MKINVMTDILEANDRIAAVNSDVFNKNRNLVLNLMSSPGAGKTTLLEKTGEALKGKLRPGVIAGDIETSRDAERLQKYKLPVVQLTTGSACHLDANMIASALPHIDLKEIDILIIENVGNLVCPAEFKLGEDYKIMMLSVTEGDEKPLKYPLMFRESSLLLINKIDLLKYTNFNLKEAKTNARRVNPDLDIIDISCTTGEGISDWMAWLNQHYQKKFGAKTRA
- the hypA gene encoding hydrogenase maturation nickel metallochaperone HypA, whose translation is MHEMAIARNIVNIAVAAAEKEGAKRITKVNVVAGELRGIIPAQLIFSFGLMSENTIASGAYLDLEIMAVMGKCKKCGETFVVRDYRYACSRCQSEDIQTLSGTELRVKDIEVE
- a CDS encoding methylmalonyl-CoA mutase, which gives rise to MGLSPYLETGSGAAMPSKSKKEWQETTLDPTLKRFPERQESFEITSGIQIEPVYVSEDLGEFDYVASLGYPGEYPFTRGIQPTMYRGRIWTMRQYAGYGTAEESNRRYRYLLEQGQTGLSVAFDLPTQIGYDSDHPLARGEVGRLGVAIDTLEDMEILFKDIPLDKISTSMTINATAPILLAMHIAVAKKQGVDLAKLDGTTQNDVLKEYIARGTYIFPPRPSMRLTADIFAYCSQYLPRWNTISIGGYHIREAGATAVQEIAFALANGTAYVEAALNAGLEVDDFGGRISWIFQTNNNFFEEIAKLRAIRRMWAKIMKERFKAKDPRSWMFRTHIQTGGSTLTAQQPMNNIVRATYQALAAVLGGVQSMAVSCFDEAVCLPTEESVQLALRIQQILAFESGVADVVDPVGGSYFVESLADTLEREVNKYIVKIDSLGGAVAAIEQGFQQREIQESSFRYQKEVEEGKRTVVGVNRFVSPYPKVEKLLRVDAEQETKQVARLHQIKKNRDNSKVSQTLKRLEEVARSKDNTVPAFIEGVEAYATLGEMCDVLRRIFGAQKEYLVF
- a CDS encoding dehydratase, with product MTPGRTISEGMINIMVGLAGFTLPIFWDEEEAKKTAFETRIAPGRLTLLIMGGLEEQSGFWDEETMVALVGIDKVKITSPLRAGDTLRVHGEVIEKRETRNPERGIVIHRSICKNQKGDTVAKTETAHLVRRRSES